From the Rhizomicrobium palustre genome, the window CCGGATTCAGAACAAAAATAGAAATTCAAACCGAAGTGGGCTATTCGTTTTTCACGTCGGACGCTCACGGCGATGAACGTTGTTTCTGCTTGAACTGCTTTAGTTGGCTTTCGGTTTTGTGAAATGCGTGCTGAATGGCGGTGGCAAGGTCGTCTTGCGGATGGCCGTCATCGGCGCGATGGGAGTCATGGCTCGCCACGACTTCCCCATCCGGCACCATGACGGTGATATGCACTTCGGGAATATCGCTGTTATCGTGCTGATGATGCAGCATCGTCAGTGAAACGCGGATGGAGAGGATATGGGGATACATCTCCTCCAGCTTCGCCGCCTTTGAGCGGATCAACGCCTCATGCTCCGGATCGGGAGGAAGCTGCTGCCACGTGATTTCCAGATCGTTATCCATCGTTCTACCTCGTTTCCTGCACACCAGATGGATTCTCACCGATGAGGACCAGAGCTGGCAGCGCAGTGAAAAGTGCCCGTCGATGTGGCGCCGCGACCACCCGCCCAGGCTCAAGCCCGTCTTGCCAGCGCAGCTTTTGCAATGCGAGCGGCAGCTCGAAACGGTCGCCCAAAGCTTCGTCCGGTAGCGGCAGTCCGCGTTCCATGGCCGCCTTGGCGCAAAGCCGTGGCACCGCCACAAACATTGTTTTGCCCTCCGCCTCACGGATAAAGGCGAAGATCTTCTCATCGCCGGTTTCGATGGCGGTGTAGTCTCCCGCGAACAGCGCGGGTTCCGCTGCCCGCAACGCCAGAAGTTTTGCGAGCAGCGCAAGTTTCACATGGCCGTCGCGCCATTCCTTGATCAGCCCCGCGAAATCCTCGCCGCTGGAGAGCATTTCATTGCGGATATGAAAATCCACCGGGCGGCGGTTATCGGGATCGACCAGACTCAAATCCCACAACTCCGTACCCTGATAGATATCCGGCACGCCTGGAGAGGTGCAGCGCAGCACCATCGACACCAGTCCGTTCAATGCGCCCGCAGGCGCGATTGCGCCGCTGAATTTTTCCAGCCGTTGCAGGAAGCCGTGGCCCGGATCAAGAATTCGGCGGACGAATTCGGCGTGTTCCGCCTCAAACGCGGCATCGGGGTGGGCCCAGCTTGTCTCGAGCTTTGCTTCTTTGAGCGATTTTTCGCGCCACGCCAGAATACGCCGTGTGAAAGAGGAGAGCGCTTCGTCGCTTAAGCCATAAGGGCGGCAGGCGACCAGCGTCTGATAGAGCTGATATTCATCGCTGCCACCGACGCGCGCTGGACGCAAGGGTGCGTTCAACGCGAACCATTCCCGCACCTCCGCTTCCCATAAATCCGGGATCTCACTCAACACCGCGAGACGTGCCCGCGTATCTTCGCCGCGCTTATGGTCGTGGGTTGCGGTTGCCAGCAGCGCATAAGGAAAATGCGCCTGCCGCTTGGCGTTCGCTTCATGGAATTCCTGTGGAGAGATGGAGAACCGCTCCGCGTTGAAGCCGACATCATTGCGCGATAACAACCGTCCATAACGGTAAAA encodes:
- a CDS encoding HPF/RaiA family ribosome-associated protein: MDNDLEITWQQLPPDPEHEALIRSKAAKLEEMYPHILSIRVSLTMLHHQHDNSDIPEVHITVMVPDGEVVASHDSHRADDGHPQDDLATAIQHAFHKTESQLKQFKQKQRSSP